DNA from Malus sylvestris chromosome 11, drMalSylv7.2, whole genome shotgun sequence:
ACAGCGCAAAAAGAAGTTTCATCGGAAATACGAATCAGCTGTTCCACCGCTAGCTTTCAACCCAGGCTATCCTCCGCCATCTGAATCCGCTATTGCACATTATCGAGAGCGAATTTACACCCCAGTAGGCTATCCATCTCGGCATTACAAAAATGGTGGACACCTCCTACACGCCATCCATACTTTTGGTCCTGATCCGGGAATACATTACCGGCCGCATCCATACTTTCCCGGCCCTCCTCCTACACGCCGTCGCAGATATGTTCGTCCGACTTTGTTGTAAATGCTCTTGACCTAGTTTTACTAGTTTTGAAATATGACTTTTAACTTttatgtataaaaaataaaaaccttgaTTTTGGAGAGATTGTTATTTCTTATGTGCAATCGAAGATATATTATGCAACTGAAGGGATCGACCCAATGAACTTAAAGAAAGCATCTTATCTCCACCGTTAGAAATCTAACGGTGGAGATAAGATGTTTTTTTGGTTGAGTTTGGCGCATGGTTTGATTGAGTCATGTGTACTTACAAAGTATTTGAGATACAAtggattaaacaaaaaaatccgAACCACCAGAACAATACATCATTTTTACTTAGGAAGTTTTTTAGGTAATTTATAAAACGTTGGCTTATGCCTTACATCTCAATTTCTCTTTCTAGCTATCTTTCCAAACTACCTTCCCATGTTCCGTAGGACATGTTACTTTAAAATAATAGgtttttaaccaaaatggtACCTAAGATTAATATAACTTTTTACTTTGATCTTGGAtgtttaaaatcgatagaagtagaCTATCGATAGAAGTAGACTACGAGATTGTCCATCGTCAATCATTTTGTTCTTTCCATAAAAATCTCCATTAGTTAagtgtatttttgtcaaatcatccCCTCCACTTGTAATTGtagaatgatcaaaataattgaCGGTGGACAATTTCAGTaatcacttttattgattttaaatctcaatgaTCAAAATGAAACTCAAAAAACATTTCGGCTAAAAAGCCAAATAAGTATTTAAATCCTTGAAAACATGAgttacttctttttttcctttaggGCACGTAATTTACACAAGAGAGCTATTATTCATAATTTAATCTGGtttattgattaatttttattatctcATTATCTTTTTAATCCTATTTCCTTTATTTTTCCTAGATGCTGTGGGAGTGCcactttcctttgttttctctTAATCCTCTTTCCTTAAGGAAAACAGTGTCTATTTAATCAAATACGTGAACTTGCTTTAACCATTTAGCACAACTACATTACTCTCTCTTCTCGTCCTCTTGTTTCTAGGGTTTTTAGCAGACGATCCCTCGCCGCCACGATGTCGTATTCGCTTAGTGTTTATGCAGCAGAGACGAtggagaagaagatggagtGTGCTTTGAAAGAATCAGAGTTGAAGCAGAGTCGTTTGAGCAAGGCGTACGGTTGCCTTCGCGCCCAAGCAACCTCCCTCGCCATGTTTTCGGTACAGTGGAAGGAACTCGAGGACCACTTAGTGTCCACCCGACAGTCCATCGAGGTCAGATTCCGGGAGCTCAAGAACCGCGAGGAGGAAGTCGGAATCCGCAACGAGCAGTTGGAAATCGAAGAGTCGAAGCTCAATTCACAGATGGAGTCAAAGTCCAAGGAATTAAGCGTGCTTGAGGAATTGATTGCAGAGAGTAGGAACCGCTTGCGCTCGCTTGAATCATTGATCAAAGATCACAACGGCGAGGTTGTTGTTAAGGAGGAGAGATTGGAGGAAGTTGAGAATTCTGTgagggagaaggagagggaaTTGAATGAGATTCTGGGGTCGATTGAAGCGAGTACGGAGGAGTTTGATTTGAGAGAAGAGGAATTGAATTTGGTGCTAAGGTTGATCGACGAATGTGGCAAAGAGTTGGAAGTCAAAGAGGAGAAGCTTAGTTTGATTAAGCAATCATTAGTAGAGTGTTCGAATGAACTCGAATCGAGAGAAGCGTTGATTAGGGAAGTAGATTTGAAGGAGAGAGAGGTTTGCTTACGTGAGAAGGCACTGGAGGAGTGGTCATGTAAGCTTGAACTGAAAGTGAGggagcttgaattgaaagagaagcAAATCGAAGAATCGAAACAAGAAGGCGAAAAGTATTTGGATGCAGTCTCCAGTGAACTTCAAGGGAAAGAGAGCCAACTGCAAAGGAAAGAAAGTTTACTGCAGAGGAAAGAGAGCCAACTTCAGCAGCAGGCCAGAGAGCTTGCATTGAAGCAGGACTTTATCAAGAAAATCGATGAAGAACATGCTGAAACCTTGAAGTCGAAAGAGAGGCAAATAGAAGATCAGGCCAAAGAAATTGAGTTAAAGCATAAAGAAATTGATTCGATGAAGAAATGCGCTGAAGAACATACCGAAAACCTCAAATCAAAAGACAGGCAACTTGAAGATCAGGCCAAAGAAATTGAGTTGAAGCACAAAGAAATTGATTCAATAAAAAAGTCCGCTGAAGAACAAACTCTAAACCTGAAATCAAAAGAGAGGCAACTTGAAGAGCAGATGAAAGAGCTTGCATTGAAGCAGAAACAAATTGATTCGATCAAAAAATCCGCTGAAGAACATACCCAAAACCTGAACACGAAGGAGAGGCAACTTGAAGATAAGGCCAAAGAGCTTGCGTTGAAGCAGAAAGAAATTGATTCGATAAAAAAATACGCTGAAGAACATACCCAAAACCTGAACAAGAAGGAGAGGCAACTTGAAGATCAGATCAAAGAGATTGCGTTGAAGCAGAAAGAAATTGATTCGATAAAAAAATCAGCTGAAGAACATACCCAAAACCTGAACACGAAAGAGAGGCAACTTGAAGAGCAGGCCAAAGAACTTGTAATGAAGCAGAAATCAATTGATTCAATAAAAAAAGGCGCTGAAGAACAGACCCAAATCCTGACATCGATAGAGAGGCAACTTGATCACCGGGCGAAAGAGCTTGCAATGAAGGAGAAAGAATTGGAACATACTAATCAATCCATCATCGATAGGGATGGTACAGGTGTGAAGCGTAGTACCGACACTTTTGACCCCAGCCGGTATCAACAGCAACAACAGCACAAAAGCAAGTATCCTCGGACATGTGAATCAGCTGCTACACCTTTTCCAGTGCCAAACTTCACCCCAGTCTATCCGCGGCCAAACCCGTTATCTTGGCAGTATGAAAATTATGGACACTACGGGCACTCTGGTGCAGCTGCCAACAACTGTGAGTTTGATGATAGTTTTGGTCACAGTTTTGGTGGCAGTTACCGTGCCATACCGAATCCTGGAGTACGTTGCCCATTGACATAGTTTCGGTGCAAGTTTTGGTGAGATTCTTACGTACAACTGGGGATTATATATATCACGTTGTAGTAGTCGAGTTAGCATCCGATATGTTATCGTCTGAGCAATGATTGTACCTTAAGTGTGACACTGAAACACACGAACTGTGTACACGATTATATTTAGATCCAGAAGGCATTTGATAAGGCTTCAATCCCttgaaacaatttttaagtgattttatccttcaaattaataaaactcaacaaaacCAAGATTGATCAAAGTATATACTCATCTTAAACTTAGCCAAAAAACTCAAACGCGATCGCGCTTGATGATTTGGCGGAGGCTTTTGGCCAATCAAGTCTCAGAGTTCTTAAGTGTCTTAGGAGGTGAAAACTGCAAAGCTTGGATCTCGCCCAAGAAGATGGTGGACACCATGCAAATCTCATTGCAGAAAATCAACGTACTATGCTAGCtcttaatttgtagttttaatTCCTGGGGTTTTTGGTGGAAGCAACAGTGAAATCAAATTTGAGATGATATGTGAATTGGCGGGGAGGGAGGATGAGTTGTGAGGACGATGGCATCAACCGGTTTTATTTCGTGGAATTTCCAGGAGGAATCGAAAGAGGAGCCAAATTCGATTTAACCCTATTTTGACGTCAGCACATTATTGTAATAACCTTACACGCCAGCACATTTAATCTTATTTTGACGGAATAGACAGAACACCGTTAAAGTGGAGCAAAAATCGTTTTCCAAGGTGTAAAATGTGATGTTTTTGTTTCAGAGGGATAAGTGGGATTAAGTTCGAGTTCCAGAGGCATTGCAAAGAATAAGCCCAAAGATTATGTCAATTCTGCTTTTGTTTGGTTGGTTAATTAATAGAGAGATCAGTgcaaagaaaacaagaattgCACAGATGTGTGAAGCAACACAAAGTTAAAGGATTACAAACACAAATCCCTGAAGAACCAAAAGTTTGGAAGCCACTAGTTTGAGAGAAATCCCAAAACGTTATTCGTTTATATATTGAAATTATGAGATTACATAGATAGCCAAAGGGCTTATAAAGATACGAACACAACTCGAGAAAAACTCGGAGGCCTAGGAAAACTAAAAACGACATAATCTGGACGGTAATGAAAAAGTCCgttttttattacataatttgAAATGTTGTTTTTGAAGCCTAAATTGTCTTGGATGACTAAAATCCATCATCGTTATGCATAATAAACCAAAGGTCTTCGTCCTCCTCTCTAAAGGCCCATAGATGTACCTTCTCACCTTCAACAAATCtctcctttttcacaatttGTTTCCAACCATATGTTAAACTAAATCCATGAGTTTCCAGCTGGCGTAGGGTTAATCTTTCTTGCACAAGATAAGGCCCCATGAAAAGTACTTCAAGTTTCTCGGTAATGTCTACACCACATAAGTATTCAGTTGTCGGGAGCGGCGCTAGAGGCAGAAAATCTTCGCTTATATTGTCTGCAGAAAATGTCAACTCACCGATGTACCTCCACTGTTGAGGACGCATCCCACACCCATTTAGTGCGTTGAGCATAGCTTGAGGAACTTGGCCATCTTCTAAGTTCTGAGAAAAAAGAGACGTCTTTTGTGAAATCGAGTGTAGGATGTATTTCTCCTCTACCATTGCCTTCATTTATAGTAAACTATGAGGAGAGAGAAACTTGTTTCCCAATTAATGCAATGTCTGAGAAGAAAGAATCACTAGAATAAAGAGTAATCTTAAATCTAAATTatctaagatttacacaatcctACATAtgctaaatattaattaaaaaaaaattcctattCCTTCCAACCTAACTTTCTTCTCACAGTAAGTTTGCAATCCTAAGTCAAAAGATAAACtcgtattatttatttttgaaaatatcaaaccttcctaattacAGCACACGTATATAATATAAGTACTCAAACTTTCCTAATTACATCAAACACACCAAGGAAGATAGTAATGGGAATGAAATCAAGACTTCGATTTGAACTAGGGCAAAAAGGGATTGCAATTGTTTGCTTGTGCATCAAGTAAAAACGGGGGCAATTACCTTTACAATCGTTTACTTATCTTGAGTGTCTCTACACCTTTTCCAGTGCCAACTTCACCCCCGTCTATCCGCGGCCAAACCCGTCATCTTGGCAGTATGAAAATTATGGACACTACGGGCACTCTGGTACAGCTGCCAACAAGTGTGAGTTTGGTGATAGTTTTGGTCACAGTTTTGGTGGCAGTtaccgtgccataccgattcCTGGAGTACATTGCCCATTGACATAGTTTCGGTGCAAGTTTAGGTGAGATTCTTACGTACGACTGGGGATTATATATATCACGTTGTGGTAGTCGAGTTAGCATCCGATATGTTATCGTCTGAGCAAATGATTGTACATTAAGTGTGACACTGAAACACACGAACTGTGTACAGGACTATATATAGATCCAGAAGGCATTTGATAAGGCTTCAATCCCttgaaacaatttttaagtgattttatccttcaaattaataaaactcaacaaaacCAAGATTGATCAAAGTAAATACTCATCTTAAACTTAGCCAAAAAACTCAAACGCGATCGCACTTGATGATTTGGCGGAGGCTTTTGGCCAATCAAGTCTCAGAGTTCTTAAGTGTCTTAGGAGGTGAAAACTGCAAAGCTTGGATCTCGCCCAAGAAGATGGTGGACACCATGCAAATCTCATTGCAGAAAATCAACGTACTATGCTAGCtcttaatttgtagttttaatTCCTGGGGTTTTTGGTGGAAGTAACAGCGAAATCAAATTTGAGATGATATGTGAATTGGCGGGGAGGGAGGATGAGTTGTGAGGACGATGGCATCAACCGGTTTTATTTCGTGGAATTTCCAGGAGGAATCGAAAGAGGAGCAAAATTCGATCTAACCCTATTTTGACGTCAGCACATTATTGTAATAACCTTACACGCCAGCACATTTAATCTTATTTTGACGGAATAGACAGAACACCGTTAAGGTGGAGCAAAAATCGTTTTCCAAGGTGTAAAATGTGATGTTTTTGTTTCAGAGAGAGAAGTGGGATTAAGTTCGAGTTCCAGAGGCATTGCAAAGAATAAGCCCAAAGATTATGTCAATTCTGCTTTTGTTTGGTTGGTTAATTAATAGAGAGATCAGTgcaaagaaaacaagaattaCACAGATGTGTGAAGCAACAGGAAGTTAAGGGATTACAAACGCAAATCCCTGAAGAACCAAAAGTCTGGATGCCACTGGTTTGAGAGAAATCTCAAAGCGTTATTCGTTTAAAGATTGTAATGATGAGATTACATAGATAGCCAAAGGGCTTATAAAGATACTAACACAACTCTAGAAAAACTCAGGCCTTAGAAAACTAAAAACGACATAATCCGGATGCTAATGAAAATGCCCgatttttattacataatttgAAATGTTGTTTTTGAAGCCTAAACTACTTGGATGACTAAAATCCATCATACTTTATGCATAATAAACCGAAGGTCATCGTCCTCCTCTCTAAAAGCCCATAGATGTACCTTCCCACCTTGAACAAATCTCTCCCTTCTCACAATTTTACTCTTGCTTTGCAAATACACAATTTTCACAACTCGAACCCATCACAAAGGAGCAACTTTATGTTACAAAAAGGCTCGCCCTCTATTAACACAATTACGCAAGGTTAAATATTAATTACAATTCAAAAATGTCCAAAATCTTTAACTAATTAGATACGAAGTTCAGAAAATATACACGTGGTAGTCCAGCTCACAAACTCAGAAAGAAGTTCTTGACTAAATTTGCCCCCAaaaaaagttttgaattaaaactcatatttgaccCAATGGTTGTGCAAGTTGGGGTAAATTTAGAACCTAAAATCTGAGTTTTACTCGAATGGTTAGAACAGGTCTAAAACTGGAAAAAATTTAGGACCCAAACGTTTAAACAACTTATTACGCAAGTATCAGCATAGCATAGGCAGGAAGTTGATTAAAAATGGTTCAATACACATCTCATTCCAGCACAAAACATAACAAGATTCAAGCCAGTATAGCAACTTAAATAATCCATAATGCACGGCCccaaaacgaaagaaaatagAACCCCGTAAACATAAGCTGATTTAAGTAAAACTGCTTAACTGATTCAACTAAGTACCATTCTAAAACTACAGGAACAACAATCTATAGTCGACGCCATATTGTTTAAGCCGTAGCAGCTGTTTGGGCCGCTTGTCGCTTCTTTGCCTCTTCAATGATGCTTAGCTTGATGCCCTTGCCCTTGGGAAGAGAAACCCAAGGCTTGGTACCCTTGCCGATGGTGAACACATTGCCAAGACGGGTTGCAAACTCATGGCCGAGGGCATCCTGCACGTGGATGGTCTCAAAGCTTCCCTTATGCTTCTCCCTGTTCTTAATGACTCCAACACGTCCCCTGTTCCTTCCGCCAGTCACCATGACAACGTTACCAACATCAAACTTAATGAAGTCGGTGATCTTGCTGGTCTCTAAGTCCAGCTTAATAGTGTCATTGGCCTTGATCAGCGGGTCAGGGTAGCGAATGGTTCGGCCATCAAAAGTGTTAAGATAGGGGATGCCCTTCTGCCCAAACTGCACCGACCGAACCTTGCAGAGCTTGAACTGCCCATGGAATTTATAATACCAAGTCAAATAGGAAACTATCTAGCCAACAAAACTGAACTAGATATATTTCAGAGAGCACTCCTAACCACTGACATGTCAATATTGAAAAAGGACAAACAGAGACTTAAAGAAACTTGATTCCAAGAAAAAAGATTAAACCGAaatgtacaaaataaaaatagtgTAGCAGGTCCTAATCTTTCAATTTGTAGAATTAGCTAACTGAAACACTGATCCACCTGATCAACCCAATTGCGGCAATATGTTCTACCATTCGAAACAAAAGTTAAATCTGAACAGATAATCCAGTTAAACTAACCTAGCAACATAAACGGTCAAACAAACTTCCTTTCCCGTTAAACTTTAGATCTTTTCTGTTGCATGTAAGATGTAAACTTGAACATTCATTTCGTCAAGAACACATATTAACAACTAAGCTAACAATAATCCCAGTGCACAATGGCTATAATACACATTAGTTAAACGAAATGTACACATTTCTACAAAACTAGCACCAACCTTTGCCTCCTCATCTCTAATGGAGTGAAGCCTAAACCGACCCTTTGTGTCAAAAAGCAGACGAAAATTCTCGTTTGTTTTCGGGATTGAAACAACATCTGAAGACAAATAAAACAACTTTAAGCACACTTCTAAGCATCACAGATACATAGCAGAAAATCATtctgcaaaataaaaaaatggaactAAAAATGGTGAAATTGTTGAGAACATACCCATGAAGCCAGAAGGGTAAGTCTTGTCGGTCCTGACCTTTCCATCAACCAAAATATGGCGCTGCATGAGAATCGAAACAACCTCACGGTATGTGAGTGCATACTTCAACCTGTTCCTCAGGATAAGAACCAGGGGAAGGCACTCCCTGGATTTGTGGGGCCCAGATGAGGGCTTGGGGGCCTAAACAAACACATTCGAAACAAAACTTCCATTAAACCCAAATTAAAATCAGACCAAAATTGAAGATTTAATGTAAAAATTCATCATTTTTTCACTTGGAGTCCCAAGCAAACACATTTGAAACCAAATTTTACATTAACCCCAAATCAAACTGAAGCAAAAATTGTATATTTACCGGGAAAATTCTTCATTTTTCATTCGGGAGCCTTAAAAAACACATTTAgtgataaaatttaaattaaacccATATCACAATGGAGGACAAGATTGaagctttaatgaaaatttcttcaattttttaattaggGGAAGAGGTGTTAGTACTTACAAAAGCACCACCAAGCTTGTCGAGCATCCAATGCTTTGGGGCATTGAGCCTCTTCAAATGCTTCTTCAGTCCTCTGGCCTGCAAAACGCAACATAAACCAACAGTTAACACACACAGCAGAGatctctagagagagagagagagagaggtaccATGTCTGCAGAGTGAGATGCAGAAACCCTAggcgaggaggaggaggaggagacagAGGAACGAAAAGGCGTTGAGAGGGTAAGAAATATTTATATGGGCGAGTGAATAAGAGTGGGGTTTTAGGGTTGGGAGATGTGGAGAGCGAGATTCACTGTGGCCGAGTTCACAATAGGCGGGGACTTTGAGCGGATCAGATTGGTTGCGGATGTGGGACCCATTGAGTTTAGCAACTcatttgttttctttcctttctggGACATGGAAGCAAGAGCCACCGTCGGATTACTCCACAACCAAAGAAATAAAAGATCATGACCGTCGGCGAACCCAAAACCCCACCCTTTTTAAGCGATTCAAAAATTTCACTCTCCCCGAGACTCTAGTCAACCGAGTATTTTATGGCCTGCCATTGGTTCGGGTGCCGATACAAGCCTCACCTCAATGGCCTCGAATCCGGAGAACGAATCTACGGCCTCGAGAGAGGTCTAGGAGCCTCCGATTGAGCCCATTCGGCTGCCGACGGTGGAGGAGATGCGCGGTCAAGACATTTGGAACAACTGCGCCGTCCGAAGCGTCGTTAGTGGAGTTATGGGTATGGCTGAAGTTCTTTCATTTTGCTTAATTTTTGGATTCTCTCACAtgggttattattattatttttcctctctctgtttggttgccgagcaAATGTGGGAAAAAGTTAAGTCTTTTTTTTAagtgttggttttttttttccctttatttctgtttggttgctgagaaaactTTGGAAAGTTACTGTCTTTTTATTTGTGTGTGGTCTCAGAATTGTATTTTTGTGGGTTTCAGAATGTGCAGAAGATTGGTGTATTAGTTGTGATAGATATAGTCTAAATTTCGTTACTTTAAAGTAAGTATTGGGGTTTGCTCTATATAGCGAACTCTACCAGAAGGTTAcattgttgtttacattgatTTTGGCCCGGAAAAGCACTTGAATTGCTTCCCGAGTGCTTCCCAGAAGAGCTTTTAAGTCTTAAGAGTTTTTCCTTGTACTTTTGTATAGAACTTAACACTAAACGGATGTTGATTGTTCATTCTTTAAGCTTTGGGAATTTCATAGGTGGTGGGCTTGGGTTGATGGTGGGTTTGCTTCTCGGAGCGTTAGACACCCCCATAATGCAAGACGAAATGACTGGTAAACAAGAATTCATTTACCAAGCAAAGTCAATGGGCCGGAGGAGTTGGAGTTCTGCAAAAGCATTTGCAGTTATGGGATTGCTTTTCTCAGCTGCCGAGTGTGTTGTTGAACAGGTATTCTGGATATGTCAAAATTCATGATCGTAAATTTTATGTGATCGATGAGGTTTAATTTCTTTGCTATAGGGACTAATTCTGGATTATTGTTTTCAGGCACGAGCTAAACATGACACAACAAATAGTTGTTGCTGGATGTGCAACTGGAGGTGCACTG
Protein-coding regions in this window:
- the LOC126590811 gene encoding nuclear matrix constituent protein 1-like encodes the protein MSYSLSVYAAETMEKKMECALKESELKQSRLSKAYGCLRAQATSLAMFSVQWKELEDHLVSTRQSIEVRFRELKNREEEVGIRNEQLEIEESKLNSQMESKSKELSVLEELIAESRNRLRSLESLIKDHNGEVVVKEERLEEVENSVREKERELNEILGSIEASTEEFDLREEELNLVLRLIDECGKELEVKEEKLSLIKQSLVECSNELESREALIREVDLKEREVCLREKALEEWSCKLELKVRELELKEKQIEESKQEGEKYLDAVSSELQGKESQLQRKESLLQRKESQLQQQARELALKQDFIKKIDEEHAETLKSKERQIEDQAKEIELKHKEIDSMKKCAEEHTENLKSKDRQLEDQAKEIELKHKEIDSIKKSAEEQTLNLKSKERQLEEQMKELALKQKQIDSIKKSAEEHTQNLNTKERQLEDKAKELALKQKEIDSIKKYAEEHTQNLNKKERQLEDQIKEIALKQKEIDSIKKSAEEHTQNLNTKERQLEEQAKELVMKQKSIDSIKKGAEEQTQILTSIERQLDHRAKELAMKEKELEHTNQSIIDRDGTGVKRSTDTFDPSRYQQQQQHKSKYPRTCESAATPFPVPNFTPVYPRPNPLSWQYENYGHYGHSGAAANNCEFDDSFGHSFGGSYRAIPNPGVRCPLT
- the LOC126589666 gene encoding 40S ribosomal protein S4-3-like — translated: MARGLKKHLKRLNAPKHWMLDKLGGAFAPKPSSGPHKSRECLPLVLILRNRLKYALTYREVVSILMQRHILVDGKVRTDKTYPSGFMDVVSIPKTNENFRLLFDTKGRFRLHSIRDEEAKFKLCKVRSVQFGQKGIPYLNTFDGRTIRYPDPLIKANDTIKLDLETSKITDFIKFDVGNVVMVTGGRNRGRVGVIKNREKHKGSFETIHVQDALGHEFATRLGNVFTIGKGTKPWVSLPKGKGIKLSIIEEAKKRQAAQTAATA
- the LOC126589328 gene encoding mitochondrial import inner membrane translocase subunit TIM22-4-like, which translates into the protein MRGQDIWNNCAVRSVVSGVMGGGLGLMVGLLLGALDTPIMQDEMTGKQEFIYQAKSMGRRSWSSAKAFAVMGLLFSAAECVVEQARAKHDTTNSCCWMCNWRCTVSQRLDSYTSLCRPVVAGPQAACIGCAGFAAFSVLIEKFLDRHD